The following are from one region of the Mycolicibacterium helvum genome:
- a CDS encoding NAD(P)-dependent oxidoreductase — MRVGFIGLGSQGAPMARRIVEGGYPTTLWARRAASLEPFADTAATVAATPAELAANSDLVCLCVVGDADVLEVATGEGGVLSGLQPGGIIAVHATVHPDTCRQLAETAAAQGVAVVDAPVSGGGPATQEGKLLVMIGGDEDTVEKVRPVFATYADPIVHLGGVGAGQVTKLLNNLLFTANIATAKTALDLGAALGVAPENLSEVITRGSANSFALGSVARFGGSLDILKQVAAGLLHKDVSLIAGIAEKAGAQPGAVLDAADAALRLMDNPR; from the coding sequence ATGCGTGTCGGATTCATCGGGCTGGGCAGCCAGGGCGCGCCCATGGCGCGCCGGATCGTCGAGGGTGGTTACCCGACCACGCTGTGGGCCAGGCGGGCAGCGTCGCTGGAACCGTTCGCCGATACCGCGGCGACGGTGGCGGCCACCCCGGCGGAACTGGCCGCGAACAGCGACCTGGTCTGCCTGTGCGTGGTCGGTGACGCCGACGTTCTCGAGGTCGCCACCGGCGAGGGCGGGGTGCTGTCGGGACTGCAGCCCGGCGGCATCATCGCGGTGCATGCCACGGTGCACCCCGACACCTGCCGGCAGCTGGCCGAGACGGCCGCCGCCCAAGGTGTGGCCGTCGTGGACGCACCGGTCAGCGGCGGCGGCCCGGCAACCCAGGAAGGCAAGCTTCTGGTGATGATCGGTGGTGACGAGGACACCGTCGAGAAGGTCCGGCCGGTGTTCGCCACCTACGCCGACCCGATCGTCCACCTCGGTGGCGTCGGCGCCGGACAGGTGACCAAACTGCTGAACAACCTGCTGTTCACAGCGAACATCGCCACCGCCAAGACCGCACTCGACCTCGGCGCGGCACTGGGCGTGGCACCGGAGAACCTCTCCGAGGTGATCACCCGGGGCTCGGCGAACAGTTTCGCGCTGGGCAGCGTGGCCCGCTTCGGCGGCAGCCTCGACATCCTCAAGCAGGTCGCAGCGGGGCTGCTACACAAGGACGTCAGCCTCATCGCCGGTATCGCCGAGAAGGCCGGCGCCCAGCCCGGTGCGGTGCTCGATGCGGCCGACGCAGCGTTGAGGTTGATGGACAACCCCCGGTGA
- a CDS encoding NAD(P)-dependent oxidoreductase translates to MKVGFVGTGRMGAPMVRRLVGAGHDVRVLGRTPEQLSAAKDLGATPTDGLAELAREADAVVVCVFTDEQVRQVCLTDDLLGAMPSGSVLVLHTTGSPRTAEAIADRAGARGVGVIDAPVSGGPHDITAGTVTLYIGGDDQAVQQALPLLSSYGDPVLHVGPLGFGQRVKLINNTLFAAQIGIVAEAVRLAGRLGVDEATLLSALPHGSGTSRALDSIARVGSAAGFIGAVGEFIGKDIAVVRATVADLGSDLGLLDEVVDAGLSGQKTR, encoded by the coding sequence GTGAAAGTCGGCTTCGTCGGCACAGGCCGGATGGGCGCACCCATGGTGCGCCGCCTGGTCGGCGCCGGCCACGACGTCAGGGTGCTGGGCCGCACGCCCGAACAGCTCTCCGCCGCAAAGGATTTGGGGGCTACGCCGACCGATGGCCTGGCGGAGCTGGCCCGCGAGGCCGACGCCGTGGTGGTCTGCGTGTTCACCGACGAGCAGGTACGGCAGGTGTGCCTGACCGATGACCTGCTGGGTGCGATGCCCTCAGGCTCGGTGCTGGTCTTACACACGACCGGCAGCCCGCGCACCGCCGAGGCCATCGCCGATCGGGCCGGCGCGCGCGGCGTCGGCGTGATCGATGCACCGGTCAGCGGCGGACCCCACGACATCACTGCCGGGACAGTGACGTTGTACATCGGCGGCGACGACCAGGCGGTGCAGCAGGCGCTCCCGCTGCTGTCCAGCTACGGCGATCCGGTGCTGCACGTCGGACCGCTCGGTTTCGGCCAGCGCGTCAAGCTGATCAACAACACGCTGTTCGCCGCGCAGATCGGGATCGTGGCCGAGGCGGTGCGACTGGCCGGCCGGCTCGGCGTCGACGAGGCCACCCTGCTGAGCGCCCTTCCCCACGGCAGCGGCACCAGCCGGGCCCTGGACTCGATTGCCCGTGTCGGCTCGGCCGCCGGATTCATCGGCGCCGTCGGCGAATTCATCGGCAAAGACATCGCCGTCGTCCGCGCCACGGTGGCCGATTTGGGCAGTGACCTCGGCCTGCTCGATGAGGTGGTCGACGCCGGACTTTCCGGCCAGAAGACTAGGTGA
- a CDS encoding cytochrome P450 — MTQAELVFDPFSQEYFNNPFDIYRRMRDEAPLYYDANEDFYAISHHEDVSAALKDHDSFSSSRGCDLAMVKSDELPQKSIIFMDPPEHRHMRSLLNKAFTPRAVQSQKEVVNELADKYLAAANPDAFDVVQDFSGPFPVEVITRMAGVPEEYRQQVRHWIDTSLSREPGQIGYSEAGMQANIDTGIYYYGLVQERRADPQDDMISRLIAAEIPDDDGNLRRLDDIEICGFATLLGGAGAETVTKLMGTAAVTFARFPDQWEKLLADRDKVPAAVEELLRYEGPVQYNVRFTLRDTEVPSGKIPAGKPVFLLMASANRDSAAFTDADVFDIDRDRTEAQNLGLGYGIHSCLGAALARMESAIALEKLLDFMPRYEVRWDGLRRVQMQNVAGYSHVPVKVLR, encoded by the coding sequence ATGACCCAGGCCGAACTCGTCTTCGATCCGTTCTCGCAGGAGTACTTCAACAACCCGTTCGACATCTACCGTCGGATGCGGGACGAGGCACCGCTGTACTACGACGCCAACGAGGACTTCTACGCCATCTCGCACCACGAGGACGTGTCGGCGGCCTTGAAGGACCACGACAGTTTCTCGTCGTCGCGGGGCTGCGATCTGGCCATGGTCAAGAGCGACGAGCTGCCACAGAAATCGATCATCTTCATGGACCCGCCCGAGCACCGGCACATGCGCAGCTTGCTGAACAAGGCGTTCACACCGCGCGCGGTGCAGTCGCAAAAGGAAGTCGTCAACGAACTCGCCGATAAGTACCTCGCTGCGGCCAATCCCGACGCATTCGACGTCGTGCAGGATTTCTCCGGGCCGTTCCCGGTCGAGGTCATCACCCGAATGGCCGGGGTGCCCGAGGAATACCGCCAGCAGGTTCGGCACTGGATCGACACGAGCCTGAGCCGTGAACCTGGGCAGATCGGTTACAGCGAGGCCGGCATGCAGGCCAACATCGACACCGGGATCTACTACTACGGCCTAGTGCAGGAACGCCGCGCCGACCCGCAGGACGACATGATCAGCCGCCTGATCGCGGCCGAGATCCCCGACGACGACGGCAATCTGCGCCGGCTCGACGACATCGAAATCTGTGGCTTTGCAACGCTTCTCGGCGGGGCGGGCGCTGAGACCGTGACCAAGCTGATGGGGACCGCGGCGGTCACTTTCGCTCGCTTCCCCGACCAGTGGGAGAAGCTGCTGGCAGACCGGGACAAGGTCCCCGCCGCGGTGGAGGAACTGCTGCGCTACGAAGGCCCGGTGCAGTACAACGTGCGCTTCACGCTGCGCGACACCGAGGTGCCGAGCGGGAAGATTCCGGCCGGTAAGCCGGTGTTCCTGTTGATGGCCTCGGCCAACCGGGACTCGGCCGCTTTCACCGACGCCGACGTCTTCGATATCGACCGCGACCGCACCGAGGCGCAGAATCTGGGCCTCGGCTATGGCATCCACAGCTGCCTGGGCGCTGCCCTGGCTCGCATGGAAAGTGCTATCGCACTGGAGAAACTGCTCGACTTCATGCCCCGCTACGAAGTGCGATGGGACGGTTTGCGGCGAGTCCAGATGCAGAATGTCGCGGGTTACTCGCACGTCCCGGTTAAGGTGCTGCGATGA
- a CDS encoding ferredoxin, with protein MKIEVDFGLCEANAICMGIIPEVFEVDDQDCLHVHNDDVTPENEAQIRDAVRQCPRQAISIKE; from the coding sequence ATGAAGATCGAAGTGGATTTCGGCCTGTGCGAGGCCAACGCGATCTGCATGGGGATCATTCCGGAGGTGTTCGAGGTCGACGACCAGGATTGCCTGCACGTCCACAACGACGACGTGACCCCGGAGAACGAGGCGCAGATCCGAGATGCGGTGCGCCAGTGTCCCCGACAGGCCATCTCCATCAAGGAATAG
- a CDS encoding TetR/AcrR family transcriptional regulator, whose protein sequence is MTETRPYATLLAKGEDRKQRILDVAQRLLARNGWRNTTLAQIASEAGVTAAGLLHHFESKEQLLHAVLDARDADDSEHADYLTGDLVEGIANAADRFDRSPQLVGTFAVLMVENIAPDAPLHDRLVDRYRQAVEIIAERIRSGQAQGRYRTDVNAARKAVEILAFVNGMETSWLLDPSIPLTQVFREYSRSLATQLKPNAGS, encoded by the coding sequence GTGACGGAGACCCGCCCCTACGCGACCCTTCTCGCCAAGGGTGAGGACCGTAAACAGCGCATTCTCGATGTTGCGCAGCGGCTGCTGGCGCGAAACGGCTGGCGCAACACCACCCTGGCGCAGATTGCCAGTGAGGCCGGCGTCACTGCTGCCGGGCTGCTGCACCATTTCGAATCCAAGGAGCAGCTGCTGCACGCAGTGCTCGACGCCCGCGATGCCGACGACAGTGAGCACGCCGACTATCTGACCGGCGACCTCGTCGAGGGCATCGCCAATGCTGCCGACCGATTCGACCGGTCGCCCCAGCTGGTCGGGACTTTCGCGGTGCTGATGGTGGAGAACATCGCCCCCGACGCCCCGCTGCACGACCGCCTGGTGGACCGCTACCGGCAGGCGGTGGAGATCATCGCGGAGCGCATCCGCAGCGGCCAGGCGCAGGGTCGCTATCGAACAGACGTGAACGCGGCCCGCAAGGCCGTGGAAATCCTGGCATTTGTGAACGGAATGGAGACCTCATGGCTACTCGACCCGTCGATACCGCTGACGCAAGTGTTCAGGGAATACTCCAGGTCGCTGGCGACTCAGCTGAAACCGAACGCCGGATCATGA
- a CDS encoding acyl-CoA dehydrogenase family protein — MRRDLFTEDHEAFRELARDFIEKEVVPAYPQWEKAGRMPRETFAKLGETGIMGITLPEEYGGGGQDDYRYSVVLQEEAARALVTLSTVRTQLEVILPYFLHYANDEQRTRWFPGLAAGTLLTAVAMTEPGTGSDLAGVRTTAVRDGDDYIVNGAKTFITGGMQADLVVVVARTSTDPDNRRAGLTLLVVEDGMAGFTRGRELEKMGCKVQDTAELSFVDVRVPAANVLGAEGQAFSYLGHNLAQERLTVAVGSVAQARSAIAAAIEYTQSRKIFGASVSSFQNTKFELAACSTEVEAAQAMLDRAVMLHVEGDLSGADAARVKLFCTEMQQRVIDRCLQLFGGYGYMMEYPIARLYTDARVARIYAGTSEVMKVIIAKSLGL; from the coding sequence ATGCGCCGCGATCTGTTCACCGAAGACCACGAAGCCTTCCGCGAACTCGCTCGAGACTTCATCGAGAAGGAGGTCGTACCCGCATATCCGCAGTGGGAGAAGGCGGGTCGGATGCCGCGTGAGACGTTCGCCAAGCTCGGCGAGACCGGGATCATGGGCATCACGTTGCCCGAGGAGTATGGCGGCGGGGGACAGGACGACTACCGCTACAGCGTGGTGCTGCAGGAGGAAGCGGCGCGCGCCCTGGTGACGCTGTCGACGGTGCGCACCCAGCTCGAGGTGATCCTGCCGTACTTCCTGCACTACGCGAATGACGAGCAGCGCACCCGGTGGTTTCCCGGGCTTGCCGCGGGCACGCTGCTGACCGCGGTCGCGATGACCGAGCCGGGGACCGGGTCGGACCTGGCCGGGGTGCGCACGACGGCCGTGCGAGACGGCGACGACTACATCGTCAACGGCGCCAAGACGTTCATCACCGGTGGCATGCAAGCGGATTTGGTGGTCGTGGTGGCTCGCACCTCCACCGACCCGGACAACCGTCGCGCCGGCCTGACACTGCTGGTTGTCGAGGACGGGATGGCGGGCTTCACCCGTGGGCGTGAGCTGGAGAAGATGGGCTGCAAGGTGCAAGACACCGCGGAGCTGTCGTTCGTCGACGTGCGTGTGCCTGCCGCCAACGTGCTGGGCGCCGAAGGTCAGGCCTTCAGCTATCTGGGGCACAACCTGGCGCAGGAGCGGCTCACCGTGGCGGTCGGATCGGTGGCACAGGCCCGGTCGGCGATCGCTGCCGCGATCGAATACACCCAGAGCCGCAAGATATTTGGTGCCTCGGTCTCCTCTTTTCAGAACACCAAGTTCGAGCTTGCTGCCTGCTCGACGGAGGTGGAGGCCGCCCAGGCGATGCTCGACCGGGCGGTGATGCTGCACGTCGAGGGCGATCTCAGTGGTGCCGACGCGGCGCGGGTCAAGCTCTTTTGCACTGAGATGCAGCAACGGGTGATCGACCGCTGCCTGCAGCTCTTCGGTGGGTACGGCTACATGATGGAGTATCCGATTGCCCGGCTCTACACCGATGCGCGGGTGGCCCGGATCTACGCCGGTACCAGCGAGGTGATGAAGGTGATCATCGCCAAGTCGCTGGGTTTGTAA
- a CDS encoding thiolase family protein, which produces MRETVIVEAVRTAVGKRNGGLSGVHAADLSGLVLNALAARTGLDPSTVDDVVWGCVSQVGDQSSNIGRFSVLAAGWPESIPGTTVNRACGSSQQALDFAAQAVMSGQQDVVVAGGVEVMSRVPLGSARATGMPYGPKVIERYDDFSFNQGISAEMIAQKWGLGRADLDEFSARSHELAAAAQDRGAFTEQIVAVATEGGVVDADEGIRRGTTVEKLAGLKPAFTEDGVIHAGNSSQISDGAAALLVTTAEHAARQGWTPLARYVAGAVAGANPVLMLTGPIPATQKVLGKTGLGIDDIGVFEVNEAFAPVPLAWAADTKAATERLNPLGGAIALGHPLGGSGAVLMTRMLYHMRDNGIRYGLQTMCEGGGTANATIVELIN; this is translated from the coding sequence ATGCGGGAAACGGTGATTGTCGAGGCGGTCCGCACTGCGGTCGGCAAGCGAAACGGCGGACTGTCCGGCGTGCACGCCGCCGACCTGTCGGGGTTGGTGCTGAACGCGCTCGCCGCGCGCACCGGACTCGACCCGTCAACGGTCGACGACGTGGTGTGGGGGTGTGTGTCCCAGGTCGGTGACCAGTCCAGCAACATCGGCCGGTTCTCCGTTCTGGCGGCCGGGTGGCCGGAATCCATTCCAGGGACCACGGTCAATCGCGCCTGCGGATCCAGCCAGCAGGCACTGGATTTCGCGGCGCAGGCGGTGATGTCCGGTCAGCAGGATGTGGTCGTCGCCGGTGGGGTGGAGGTGATGAGCCGCGTTCCGCTCGGCTCGGCACGCGCCACCGGCATGCCATATGGCCCCAAGGTGATTGAGCGCTACGACGATTTCTCATTCAACCAAGGCATTTCGGCGGAGATGATCGCCCAGAAGTGGGGCTTGGGCCGCGCCGATCTCGACGAGTTCTCGGCGCGCAGCCACGAACTCGCCGCCGCCGCACAGGATCGCGGTGCCTTCACCGAGCAGATCGTCGCGGTGGCCACCGAGGGCGGTGTGGTCGACGCCGACGAGGGCATCCGCCGGGGGACCACCGTCGAGAAACTGGCCGGCCTCAAGCCGGCATTCACCGAGGACGGCGTCATCCACGCCGGTAACTCGTCACAGATCTCCGACGGCGCGGCCGCGCTGCTGGTCACCACCGCCGAACATGCTGCCCGACAAGGTTGGACGCCACTGGCGCGCTACGTCGCCGGCGCGGTCGCCGGCGCTAATCCGGTGCTGATGCTCACCGGTCCCATCCCGGCGACGCAGAAGGTGCTGGGCAAAACCGGGCTGGGTATCGACGACATCGGGGTGTTCGAGGTCAACGAAGCGTTCGCGCCGGTGCCGCTGGCATGGGCGGCCGACACTAAAGCTGCGACCGAGCGGCTCAACCCGCTGGGCGGGGCCATCGCGCTGGGTCACCCGCTCGGCGGCTCGGGTGCGGTGCTCATGACGCGCATGCTCTACCACATGCGCGACAACGGAATTCGCTACGGGCTGCAGACGATGTGTGAAGGCGGCGGCACCGCCAACGCCACCATCGTCGAGCTGATCAATTGA
- a CDS encoding CaiB/BaiF CoA transferase family protein has product MTSAQRPAAPLAGITVVALEQAIAAPICTRVLADFGARVIKVENPAGGDFARHYDDVVNGPGGLAAHFVWANRNKESIALDLKSPEGLEILHRMLDRADALVSNLAPGSTARLGISAEQLRDRQPDVIAVEIDGYGAGGPLSNKRAYDLLAQSESGSCAVTGYPGMPAKPGPPIADISTGLYSALSIMAMLISRGQRERRGAAVTVSLFDTMMDLMGYPLTYAQHSGIDQQPLGMNSPAVAPYGSYDTADNQTVVLGTTNDREWQRLARDIIERPDLADDPRFATNSDRVANRDVLNEAIQTWCAKYDLAHIQKTADTAGIGNARYNLPSEVLAHPQLSDRDRWRTVQTTAGPIEAILPPPIIAGYEQPMGPVPGLGEHTDALLAELGLSGDEIARLREQGVVA; this is encoded by the coding sequence ATGACTTCTGCGCAACGACCGGCAGCCCCGCTGGCCGGTATCACCGTCGTGGCTCTGGAACAGGCGATAGCGGCGCCGATCTGTACGCGGGTGCTGGCCGATTTCGGGGCCCGCGTGATCAAGGTGGAGAATCCGGCGGGCGGGGACTTCGCCCGACACTACGACGACGTCGTCAATGGCCCGGGTGGCCTTGCGGCGCACTTTGTTTGGGCCAACCGCAACAAGGAATCCATCGCGCTGGACCTGAAGTCGCCCGAGGGCCTGGAGATCCTGCACCGGATGCTCGACCGCGCCGACGCGCTGGTGTCGAATCTGGCGCCCGGCTCCACCGCCAGGCTCGGCATCTCAGCCGAGCAACTGCGCGACCGCCAACCCGATGTGATCGCCGTCGAGATCGACGGATACGGCGCGGGCGGCCCGCTGTCGAACAAGCGTGCCTACGACCTCTTGGCGCAGTCCGAGTCCGGATCATGTGCAGTTACCGGCTATCCCGGTATGCCGGCCAAGCCCGGCCCGCCCATCGCCGACATCTCCACCGGGCTGTACTCGGCGCTGTCGATCATGGCGATGCTGATCTCCCGCGGCCAGCGGGAGCGCCGGGGTGCGGCGGTCACCGTGAGCCTGTTCGACACGATGATGGACTTGATGGGTTATCCGCTGACCTACGCTCAGCACTCCGGAATCGACCAGCAACCGTTGGGGATGAACTCCCCGGCGGTCGCGCCCTATGGCTCCTACGACACCGCCGACAACCAGACCGTTGTGTTGGGCACCACCAATGACCGAGAGTGGCAACGGCTGGCCCGTGACATCATCGAGCGGCCTGACCTGGCTGACGACCCGCGCTTCGCCACCAACTCCGATCGCGTCGCCAACCGCGATGTCCTCAACGAGGCCATCCAAACCTGGTGTGCTAAGTACGATCTCGCGCACATCCAGAAGACCGCTGACACCGCGGGCATCGGTAATGCCCGCTACAACCTGCCCAGTGAGGTGCTCGCACATCCCCAGCTGTCGGATCGCGACCGCTGGCGGACAGTGCAGACCACGGCCGGGCCGATCGAGGCCATCCTGCCGCCGCCGATCATCGCCGGTTATGAGCAGCCGATGGGCCCGGTGCCGGGCCTCGGTGAGCACACCGATGCGCTGCTGGCCGAGTTGGGCTTGTCCGGCGACGAGATCGCCCGCCTGCGGGAGCAGGGTGTTGTCGCGTGA
- a CDS encoding acyl-CoA dehydrogenase family protein produces the protein MSAGMSFELTEDQALIRKSVRELASRFDDQYWMDKDQEHQFPSEFYDAIAKGGWLGMTIPEEYGGHGLGITEATLLAEEVARSGGAMNAASAIHMSIFGMQPVVVFGSDEMKAATLPRIVNGDLHVCFGVTEPGAGLDTSRITTFAKRSRDNSGDHYIVNGRKVWISKALESEKILLLTRTESREDAEKRGGKPTDGLSLFLTDIDRDHVDIRPIKKMGRNAVSSNEVFIDDLRVPVSDRIGEEGQGFSYILHGLNPERMLIAAEALGIGRVALDRAVKYANERVVFDRPIGMNQGIQFPLADSLARLDAAELILRKATWLYDNGKPCGREANMAKYLCADAGFGAADRALQTHGGMGYSEEYHISRFFRESRLMKIAPVSQEMILNFLAANVLGLPKSY, from the coding sequence ATGTCCGCAGGGATGAGCTTCGAGCTGACCGAGGATCAGGCACTGATCCGTAAGTCGGTGCGGGAGCTGGCATCACGCTTCGACGACCAGTACTGGATGGATAAGGACCAGGAGCACCAGTTCCCTTCAGAGTTCTACGACGCCATCGCCAAGGGCGGTTGGCTGGGGATGACCATCCCGGAGGAATACGGCGGCCACGGTCTGGGCATCACCGAGGCCACACTGTTGGCCGAGGAGGTCGCCCGCTCTGGCGGAGCTATGAACGCCGCCAGTGCGATCCACATGTCCATCTTCGGTATGCAGCCGGTGGTGGTGTTCGGCTCCGACGAGATGAAGGCCGCGACGCTGCCGCGAATCGTCAATGGAGACTTGCACGTCTGCTTCGGCGTTACCGAACCCGGTGCCGGACTGGATACTTCGCGGATCACGACATTCGCCAAACGCAGTCGGGACAACTCCGGCGACCATTACATCGTCAACGGCCGCAAGGTATGGATCTCCAAGGCGCTGGAATCCGAGAAGATCCTGCTGCTGACCCGAACCGAGAGCCGCGAGGACGCGGAAAAGCGCGGGGGCAAGCCGACCGACGGCTTGTCACTGTTCCTCACCGACATCGACCGGGACCACGTCGATATCCGGCCCATCAAGAAGATGGGGCGCAATGCGGTCAGCTCCAACGAGGTGTTCATCGACGATCTGCGCGTCCCGGTCTCTGACCGCATCGGTGAAGAGGGCCAGGGATTCTCCTACATCCTGCACGGGCTGAACCCGGAACGGATGTTGATCGCTGCCGAGGCGCTCGGCATCGGGCGGGTGGCACTGGACCGGGCGGTGAAATACGCCAACGAACGCGTGGTGTTCGACCGGCCGATCGGGATGAACCAGGGCATCCAGTTCCCGCTGGCCGACTCGCTGGCGCGCTTGGATGCCGCCGAGCTGATCCTGCGTAAGGCGACCTGGCTCTACGACAACGGAAAGCCGTGCGGTCGGGAAGCCAATATGGCCAAATATCTGTGCGCGGACGCCGGGTTCGGGGCGGCCGACCGCGCGTTGCAGACTCACGGCGGCATGGGTTACTCCGAGGAGTACCACATTTCCCGATTCTTCCGTGAATCGCGGCTGATGAAGATCGCCCCAGTCAGCCAGGAGATGATCCTCAATTTCCTCGCCGCCAACGTGCTCGGCTTGCCCAAGAGTTACTAG
- a CDS encoding amidohydrolase family protein has translation MRNEDMILISVDDHIVEPPDMFKNHLPQKYVDDAPRLVHNPDGSDMWRFRDIVIPNVALNAVAGRPKEEYGLEPQGLDEIRPGCYDVDERVKDMNAGGILGSMCFPSFPGFAGRLFATEDPEFSLALVQAYNDWHVEEWCGAYPARFIPMTLPVIWDPVACAAEIRRNAARGVHSLTFSENPAAMGYPSFHDFDHWKPMWEALVDTDTVLNVHIGSSGKLAITAPDAPMDVMITLQPMNIVQAAADLLWSRPIKEYKNLKIALSEGGTGWIPYFLERADRTYEMHSTWTGQDFGRQKPSEVFREHFLTCFISDHVGVQLRNAIGIDNICWEADYPHSDSMWPGAPEQLDEVLKEHDVPDAEINKMTYENACRWYHWDPFTHIAREQATVGALRKAAEGHDVSIQARSHHQKGERGDSALMDAAKANSGT, from the coding sequence ATGCGCAACGAGGACATGATCCTGATCAGCGTCGACGATCACATCGTTGAGCCGCCCGATATGTTCAAAAACCATCTGCCGCAGAAGTACGTCGACGACGCACCCCGGCTGGTCCACAACCCCGACGGCTCGGATATGTGGCGTTTCCGCGACATCGTCATTCCCAACGTCGCGTTGAATGCGGTCGCTGGCCGGCCCAAGGAGGAGTACGGCCTGGAGCCGCAGGGGCTCGACGAGATCCGGCCCGGCTGTTACGACGTCGACGAGCGGGTCAAGGATATGAACGCCGGCGGCATTCTCGGATCGATGTGTTTCCCGTCCTTCCCCGGCTTCGCCGGCCGGTTGTTTGCCACCGAAGACCCGGAGTTCTCGTTGGCACTGGTGCAGGCTTACAACGACTGGCATGTCGAGGAGTGGTGCGGCGCCTATCCGGCGCGGTTCATTCCGATGACGCTGCCGGTGATCTGGGATCCGGTGGCATGCGCCGCGGAGATCCGCCGCAATGCCGCGCGCGGTGTGCACTCCCTGACATTCAGCGAGAATCCGGCGGCGATGGGCTATCCGAGTTTCCACGACTTCGACCACTGGAAGCCGATGTGGGAGGCGCTGGTAGACACCGACACGGTGCTCAACGTTCACATCGGCTCGTCGGGCAAGCTGGCGATCACCGCGCCGGACGCTCCGATGGACGTGATGATCACGCTGCAGCCGATGAACATCGTGCAGGCCGCTGCGGATCTGTTGTGGTCCAGGCCGATCAAGGAATACAAGAACCTCAAGATCGCGCTCTCGGAGGGTGGTACCGGCTGGATTCCCTACTTCCTGGAACGCGCCGATCGCACCTACGAGATGCACTCGACCTGGACTGGGCAGGACTTCGGCAGGCAGAAGCCGTCGGAGGTCTTCCGGGAGCACTTCCTCACGTGCTTCATCTCCGATCATGTTGGTGTGCAGCTGCGTAACGCCATCGGAATCGACAACATCTGCTGGGAGGCCGACTACCCGCACAGCGACTCGATGTGGCCCGGTGCCCCCGAGCAGCTCGACGAGGTCCTGAAGGAACACGACGTGCCCGACGCCGAGATCAACAAGATGACCTACGAGAACGCGTGCCGCTGGTACCACTGGGACCCGTTCACTCACATCGCGCGTGAGCAGGCCACCGTCGGCGCGCTGCGCAAGGCGGCCGAGGGCCACGACGTGTCGATCCAGGCGCGCAGCCATCATCAGAAGGGCGAACGGGGCGACAGTGCCTTGATGGACGCCGCCAAGGCGAACAGCGGCACCTAA
- a CDS encoding carboxymuconolactone decarboxylase family protein, which yields MRLTPLPAEQWDDEVQSALKSMLPRDRQNPEGAGTALSTLVRHPDLTKAYLGFNVYLLFGSTLPARLREVAVLRVAHRRDCTYEWEHHVEMAKAEGLTEADVEAIRRGEANDELDRLVLKATDELEDKSNLTDEIWAALGEHLDERQRMDFVFTVGAYGMLAMAFNTFGVQLENER from the coding sequence GTGCGCTTGACGCCGCTACCAGCCGAACAGTGGGACGACGAGGTGCAGTCCGCCCTGAAGAGCATGCTGCCGCGTGACCGACAGAACCCCGAGGGTGCCGGAACAGCGCTGTCCACCCTTGTGCGACATCCCGACCTCACCAAGGCGTACCTGGGCTTCAACGTCTACTTGTTGTTCGGCTCCACGCTTCCAGCCCGGCTGCGCGAGGTGGCCGTGCTGCGGGTCGCGCATCGTCGCGACTGCACGTACGAGTGGGAGCACCACGTCGAGATGGCCAAGGCGGAGGGCCTGACCGAGGCCGACGTCGAGGCCATCCGGCGCGGCGAGGCCAATGACGAGCTCGACCGGCTGGTACTGAAGGCCACCGACGAACTCGAGGACAAATCCAATCTCACCGACGAAATCTGGGCCGCGCTCGGCGAACATCTCGACGAGCGCCAGCGCATGGATTTCGTCTTTACCGTCGGCGCCTACGGCATGTTGGCCATGGCGTTCAACACTTTCGGCGTGCAGCTCGAGAACGAAAGGTAA